From Cupriavidus oxalaticus:
GGCGAAGGCGGGCTGCTCAAGCTGCCCGACGGCACCCGCTTCATGCCCGAGCACGATGAGCGTGCCGAGCTGGCGCCGCGCGACGTGGTCGCGCGCGCCATTGACTTCGAGATGAAGAAGCGCGGCCTGGACTGCGTCTACCTGGACATCAGCCACCAGCCCGAAGCCTTCCTGAAGGAACACTTCCCGACGATCTACGCGCGCTGCCTGGAACTGGGCATCGACATCACGCGCGAGCCGATCCCGGTGGTGCCGGCCGCGCACTACACCTGCGGCGGCGTTGTCACCGATACCGCGGGCCGCACCGATATCGGCAACCTGTATGCAGTGGGCGAGTCTGCCTGCACCGGCCTGCACGGCGCCAACCGGCTGGCCTCCAACTCGCTGCTCGAATGCATGGTGATCGGCCGCGCCGCGGCGGAAGACATCGCCTCGAAGGACAAGGCCGGCGCACCCAATATCACGCTGCCGGCGTGGGACGAAAGCCGCGTGTCCGATGCCGACGAGGAAGTCGTGGTGTCCCACAACTGGGATGAACTGCGCCGCATGATGTGGAACTACGTCGGCATCGTGCGCACCAGCAAGCGGCTGGAACGCGCGCAGCACCGCATCGGCCTGCTGCGCGAGGAAATCGCCGAGTACTACGCGAATTTCCGCGTCACGCGCGACCTGCTGGAGCTGCGCAACCTGGTGGAGGTGGCCTCGCTGATCGTTGACAGCGCGTACTCGCGGCATGAAAGCCGCGGACTGCATTTCAGCCGGGACTATCCGGATTCGCTGCCGAAGGCCCTGCCTACGGTGATGCAACCGCCCGCCGTGCGCAAGCGCTGAGCGCCGCGCAGCAATAAAAAACGGGGTGCGAGCCTGATGGCTCCACCCCGTTTTGGCTTCGGGCTGGCGATGCGTCAGCCGATGATACGCAGCGAGTAATCCGTCGCGCGCACGTCCTTGGTCAATGCGCCCACCGAGATCCGGTCCACGCCGGTCTCGGCGAAAGTGCGGATGGTCTCGGCATTGACGCCGCCCGACACCTCAAGTAGCGCCCTGCCCTGGTTGATCTTCACCGCGTCCTGCATCATCGGCACGGTGAAGTTATCGATCAGCACCGACTTCGCGCCTGCTGCCAGGGCTTCTTCCAGCTCCGCCAGCGACTCGACCTCGACCTGCACCGACGCATCGGTATCGAGCGCCAGCGCCGCCTGCAGCGCGGCGGTGATGCTGCCTGCCGCGGCGATATGGTTTTCCTTGATCAGGATGCCGTCGTACAGCGCCAGCCGCTGGTTCTCGCCACCGCCGATGCGGACCGCGTACTTCTGCGCCAGGCGCAGGCCCGGCAGCGTCTTGCGGGTATCCAGCACGCGCGCGAGGGTGCCGGCGATCAGGTCGGCATAGCGGCGCGTCACGGTGGCCACGCCGGACAGCAGTTGCAGGAAGTTCAGCGACGGGCGTTCGGCAGTCAGCAGCGAGCGCGCCGGGCCGGTGATCTCGCACACCACGGAATCCGCCGCCATCCGCGCGCCCTCTTCCTGCAGCCAGCGCACTTCCAGCGCCGGGTCGACCGCGCGCATGCAGGCATCGAACCACGGCTGTCCGCACAGCACCGCCGCTTCGCGCACGATCACGCGCGCGTGCGCGGGCTTGCCAGCGGGCACCAGCAGGCCGGTCAGGTCGCCGCTGCCGACATCCTCGGCGATGGCGGCCTGCACATTGGCTTGCAGCGCTGCGTGCAGCGCTGCGCCGTAGCTGTCGAAAATCGGATTCACGCTCATGCCGGGCCGATCCCCTGGAACAGCGCCTGTTCCTTCGCCAGGTCGGACGACGGACGCACATTGCGCTTCTGCGCCGCGGCGAAATCGAGCATGCGGTTGATGCAGGTCACCGCCTTGACGCCGATGGCCGGGTCGACGTGGATCTCGTTGCGCCCGGTCTCCAGCACCTCGGCCAGGTTGGTCAGCGCATTCATCGCCATCCACGGGCAGTGCGCGCAGCTTTTGCAGGTCGCGCTGTTGCCGGCCGTCGGCGCCTCGATGAAGTGCTTGCCAGGCGCGGCCATGCGCATCTTGTGCAGGATGCCGTTGTCGGTGGCAACGATAAACTCGGTCGCGTCCAGCTTCTGCGCCGCTTCGATCAGCTGCGAGGTGGAGCCGACCACATCGGCCTGCGCCACCACGTTTTCGGGCGATTCCGGGTGCACCAGGATCTTGGCGTTGGGGAATTCGCGGCGCAGCAGGTCCAGCTCGATGCCCTTGAACTCGTCGTGCACCAGGCACGAGCCCTGCCACAGCAGCATGTCGGCGCCGGTCTGCTTCTGGATATAGCTGCCCAGGTGCTTGTCGGGTGCCCACAGGATCTTCTTGCCCTGCGCGTGCAGGTGCTCGACGATCTTCAGCCCGATGCTCGACGTGACCATCCAGTCCGCGCGCGCCTTCACCGCCGCGCTGGTATTGGCGTACACCACCACGGTGCGGTCCGGGTGCGCATCGCAGAAGGCGGCGAATTCGTCGGCCGGGCAACCCAGGTCGAGCGAGCAGGTCGCATCCAGGTCCGGCATCAGCACGGTCTTCTCGGGGCTGAGGATCTTGGCGGTCTCGCCCATGAAGCGCACGCCGGCCACCACCAGGGTCTTGGCTTCGTGGTCGCGGCCGAAGCGGGCCATTTCGAGGGAGTCGGAGACGCAGCCGCCGGTTTCTTCGGCGAGGTCCTGCAGGTCGGCGTCGACGTAGTAGTGCGCCACCAGCACCGCATTACGTTCCTGCAGCAAGCGGCGGATACGCGCCTTCAGCGACTGCCGCTCATCGGGCGACAGCACCGGCGGCACCTTGGCCCAGGCATGGGCCACGCAGCTGCCGCCAGTGGCGTTTTCGGCATCCGCCAGGTTCGGCTTCTCGAACTCGACGGTCTTGATCGATTGTGGGGTCATCTCCGGGTACTCCTCTAGACCTCCGCCAACAGGGTGCGGCCGGCCAGAACATGGGGGAGTTTATCTAAAACAAAAGCCCCGCCATGGGCGGGGCTTTGTCAAACCATACGGCGCGGCCGAATTGTATCAGGCGTAGCGGCGCAGGCGCAGCGAGAAATCGTGCAACGCCTGGATGCCGCTGGCCTCGGCACGGTGGCACCAGGCCTGCAGCTGCTGCAGCAGCTGCTCGCGCGTCAGGTTGGAACGGCCCCAGATGGCGGCCAGTTCACGGCGCATTTCGACGAAGGTCTGCAGCGCCTTGTTCTGCTCGACGATGCTCGCCAGCTGCTCGCGCTGCTGTGCGGCCAGCTTGGTTTCCTCGCGGTGGAACCACTTGCTGGCGGGCTTGAAGCTGCGGTACTCGGCCACGCCGCCTTCCTTGAGCTTGTCCAGTTCCTGGCGGAACGCACCCTTGACGGCCTTGGCGTAGCGCGCCATCACGTCATAGCGGTTGGCGATGATGGCTTCCAGCGTGTTGTGATCGACCGGACGGGCTTCCACCAGGCGCGCCTTGGGCGGGGTCTTCTTGACCTTGGCCAGGCCGACCGCCTGCATCGCGCGGATATAGCCCCAGCCCACGTCGAACTCATACCACTTGATCGAAAACTTGGCCGAGGTCGGGTAGGTGTGGTGGTTGTTGTGCAGTTCCTCACCGCCAATGATCAGGCCCCACGGCGACACATTGGTCGACGCGTCTTCGCAATCGTAATTGCGGTAGCCCCACCAGTGGCCCAGGCCATTGATGATGCCGGCGGCATGGATCGGGATCCACAGCATCTGCACTGCCCACACCGACATGCCGATCACGCCGAACAGCGCCAGGTCGATGATCAGCATCAGGCCAACGCCCTGCCAGGTGAAGCGCGAGTACAGGTTGCGCTCGATCCAGTCATTCGGGCAGCCATGGCTGAACTTGGCGATGGTTTCCTTGTTCTTGGCCTCGGCGCGATAGAGTTCAGCCCCTTCCAGCAGCACCTTGCGGATGCCGCGGGTCTGCGGGCTGTGCGGATCGTCCTCGGTCTCGCACTTGGCGTGGTGCTTGCGATGGATCGCGGTCCACTCCCTGGTGACCATGCCGGTGGTCAGCCACAGCCAGAAGCGGAAGAAATGCTGGGCGATCGGGTGCAGGTCCAGCGACCGGTGCGCCATGCAGCGGTGCAGGAAGATGGTGACGCCAGCGATGGTGATATGCGTCATCACCAGGGTGTAGATGACGATCTCCCACCAGGCCCAATTGGCAAGGCCGTTGGCGGCCCAGTCAAGAATAGTGTCGAACAAACTGTTCTCCGTCGGTTAAACAGGACTTTCCCGTGCAGGCCGGCTGGCCGGTGCACACAACGCGCAGAAAAAATAGCTGCGAATCTATTGATTGCGATAGCTGTCTGGCGCTTGCCTCGGGACCCGAAGTCGCTCCGGGCTCCCTGGCACGCGAGTCTGGCGCCGGCCGTGGCAGGCGGGACAAGGTACGAGCCGCTGCAATCTGGCGGCTGTCTGATGTGGGAGCGGGATGTCTCAACCCGCGACAACCCGGCATTCTACCGGATTGGCGAGGGCGCAAGCATACGCTATTTCCCGGATTTGGACGGGGTGCAACGGTTTTCGTTCCGTGGGGTGCCGAACTCGCCGCCTGGCTGGCATCTGCACGGTCCTGTGACGCTCAGGTGACAGTCTAGGTGGCGTTGGCGGCTTCCGGCAAGGTACTTGCCTTGGGGGCGCCTGGTCCGGGCATCGGCGTCTCGTGCATCACACGCAGCTCACGCTGGGGATAGGGAATCGAAATGCCGTGCTCGCGCAGCGTGCGCCAGATGGCGCGGTTCATCGCGGATTGCACCCCTAGCTTTCCGTTCTGTGGATCGGCAATGTAGGCCGCGACTTCGTACTCGATGCCGCTGTCCGCAAACAGCACCAGGAAGGCCGCCGGCTCCGGGTCTTTCAGCACGCGCGGCAGTTCGCGCACGCATTCGGTCAGCAGTGCGATCACGGTCTCCGGGTCAGCGCTGTAGTCGGCCTGGACACGCGTCGCCACGCGCACATTGGTGTTCGAGAATGAATGGTTCTGCACCGACTGCGCCACCAATTGCTCGTTCGGCACCAGCGTCTCGCCGTCGCCGTTGCGCACCACGGTGTAGCGGGTGCGGATCTGCGACACGATGCCGGTGTACTTGTCCACCGTGATCTGGTCGCCCAGCTTGACCGAGCGGTCCAGCAGGATAATGAAGCCCGAGATGTAGTTGCTCGCGATCTTCTGCAAGCCCAGGCCCAGGCCCACGCCCAGCGCACCGCCGAACACCGACAGCACGGTCAGGTCGATCCCGACCAGCGACAGGCTCAGCAGCAGCGACACCAGCAGCAGCAAGGCCTTGGAGATGCGGGTCAGCACCACCTTCAGGTTGACGTCGAGGTTGGCCGAGCGCATCAGCCGCTCCTCCAGCCAGGACCCGAACCACATCGCCACCAGCACCGTCAGCAGGATCCAGACCCCCGCCATCAGCGTGTCGGCGAGGCTGATCTTCTGCTTGCCGCCGATCGAGAAGCGCACGTCCTGCATCCACGCGACCACCTCCGACAGCACGCCAAGCACATAAAGCGCCATGCCGATCCACACCAGCGTGGTCAGCACCTTCTCCACCAGCAGCAGCATGCCGTGCAACTGCCCGCTGCCGGACATGACCCGCCGCAGGATATAGAAGACGACATTGAGCGAGGTGATACCGAACAGCGGCACCAGCGCCAGCCGCAGCACGCTGATCGGGATCAACGGCTCCAGCGCGAAGCGCGCGACCATCACCAGCACCCAACCTGCCAGCGGGAACATGGCCCGCTCCAGGCTGGCGGCTGCAAAGCGCAGCGAGAAGCTGGAACTGGCGTAGCGCGCCTCGAGCCGGTGCACCACATAGCGCCCCAGCGGCCACGCCACCGCGAGGCAGCCGGCCAGCACCAGCAGCTGCCAGAAGAACCCCGGGCCGCCGGCATCGCGGATCAGGTCGTCCAGCATCTTGCCGAACATCGAATGGGAGGCCGTCAGCTCGCCGCCGAGGCCGGACAGGGTTTCACCGTTCATCGGGGAGACTCAGGTTGAGGGCCGCCGTCCGCTGCAGACGGGCGGCGGCCACAGGCGTCAGCTGGTGCGTTCCAGCACCGCGGCAAAGAAGCCGTCGGTCTGGTGCAGATGCGGATACAGCGCGAACATGCCGCTATCCTGAGGCAACGCGGGCACTTCGATCTTCTGGTCGGCCAGCACCTCGCTGGCCGGAACCAGGCGGAAGTTGGGGTGCGCGGCGAGGAAATCGCGCACGATGGCCTCGTTTTCGGCTTCGAGCACGGAGCACGTGGCGTAGACCACGCGGCCGCCGCCCTTGACTAGGCGCGCCGCCGACTCAAGGATAGCGCTCTGCTTGGCAGTCAGCTCCAGCACCGATTCCGGCGTCTGGCGCCACTTCAGGTCGGGGTTGCGCCGCAGCGTTCCCAGCCCGCTGCACGGCGCGTCCACCAGCACCCGGTCGACCTTGCCGGCCAGGCGCTTGATCTTGGCGTCGCGTTCGGAGTCGATCAGGACCGGATGGACGTTGGACAGGCCGCTGCGCGCCAGGCGGGGCTTCAGGTTGGCCAGGCGCTTTTCCGACACGTCGAAGGCGTACAACCGGCCGGTGGAGCGCATCGCGGCGCCCAGCGCCAAGGTCTTGCCACCCGCGCCGGCACAGAAGTCGACCACCATCTCGCCACGCTTTGGCGCCACCAGGTTGCACAGCAGCTGGCTGCCTTCGTCCTGCACCTCGACCAGGCCGTTGACAAAGATTGGCAGCTGGTTCAGCGCGGGCTTGCCGGTCATGCGGATGCCGGCGGGCGCCATCGGCGTCGGCTCGGCGCCCAGGCCGGCGGATTGCAGCTCGGCCAGCGCCGCATCGCGGCTGGTCTTGCCCAGGTTGACGCGCAGGTCAAGCGGCGCCGGGCGCAGCCAGGCATCGCCCAGTGCCGCGGTAAATTCTTCGCCATGGCGGCGCACCAGCTCGTCGTACAGCCATTCGGGCAGATTGGTGCGCACGCGCGGGGCCAGGCTGGAACGCTCGATCGTGGTCAGGCGGTCCAGCCATTCGGCCTCTTCGGGGTGCAGGAACGGCGTCAGTACGTCGCGTCCGAGCGTGGCCGCCAGGCCCAGCAGCGCCAGGCGGCGCGAGCTGGCGCCGGTGCCGCTTTCCGCAAACTGCGCGAACTCCACGCGCCGGCGCAGCACCGCATAGATGGCCTCGGCGATGATGCCGCGCTCGCGATGGCCCAGCTTGCTGTTCTCGCGGAAGTAATAGCTCACCACGGCATCGGCCGGGCGGGCGAACAGCATGACCTTGCCAAGCAGGCGGTCGATATGCTGGATATGCGAGGCGTGCAGCCCGCCGTGCATGCGCGGCGCGCCGTCGCGGACGGCATTGCCGTTGGCGGGCTTGCGGATGGGGCTGCCCTTGCCCTTTCTCTTGCCGCGCGGCGGCGCGTGGCCCTCGCTACGGGTGGGACGGGTTCCTGCCTGGTTGCGGCTCATGCCTCGACTCCTGCCGCCCGGGTATGGGCGGAGATGGCCATCAGCAGTTGCGGCTCGGCCGGGTTGATAACGTTGACCACGCCGTCCTGCAGTTGCAGGCGGTCCTCGACGAACCAGCGGACGGCGCGGGGATAGATCTGGTGCTCGCAGTCGAGCAGGCGCTCGGCCAGGCTTTCGGGCGTGTCGGTGGGCAGCACATCAAGTGCGGCCTGGATCACGATCGGACCGTGGTCGAGTTCCGGGGTAACGAAGTGCACGGTGGCGCCGTGCAGCTTGACGCCGGCGTCCAGCGCTTGCTTGTGGGTGTTCAGCCCCGGGAAGCACGGCAGCAGCGACGGGTGGATATTCAGCAGCCGGCCCGCATAGCGGTCGACAAAACCCGGCGTCAGGATGCGCATGAAGCCGGCCAGCACCACCAGGTCGGGGGCGTGGGCATCGATGGCCTCGGCCATCGCGGCATCAAACGAGGCGCGGTCGGGAAACTGGCGATGGTCGACCACGCCGGTGGCAATGCCTTGCTGCTGCGCGAACTGCAGCCCGGCGGCATCGGGCCGGTTCGACAGCACCGCTGCCACGCGCGCCGGCCAACCGCCGCCCGCGCAGGCACGGACGATGGCTTCCATGTTGGAGCCACGCCCGGAAATCAAGATGACAATTTTTTTCATCGCGCAATTCTACCAAGGCGAGGCACTAAACTCCGGTAACGCGAACCCATTAGGTACTTAATTCAGCAG
This genomic window contains:
- the nadC gene encoding carboxylating nicotinate-nucleotide diphosphorylase, with amino-acid sequence MSVNPIFDSYGAALHAALQANVQAAIAEDVGSGDLTGLLVPAGKPAHARVIVREAAVLCGQPWFDACMRAVDPALEVRWLQEEGARMAADSVVCEITGPARSLLTAERPSLNFLQLLSGVATVTRRYADLIAGTLARVLDTRKTLPGLRLAQKYAVRIGGGENQRLALYDGILIKENHIAAAGSITAALQAALALDTDASVQVEVESLAELEEALAAGAKSVLIDNFTVPMMQDAVKINQGRALLEVSGGVNAETIRTFAETGVDRISVGALTKDVRATDYSLRIIG
- the nadA gene encoding quinolinate synthase NadA, whose protein sequence is MTPQSIKTVEFEKPNLADAENATGGSCVAHAWAKVPPVLSPDERQSLKARIRRLLQERNAVLVAHYYVDADLQDLAEETGGCVSDSLEMARFGRDHEAKTLVVAGVRFMGETAKILSPEKTVLMPDLDATCSLDLGCPADEFAAFCDAHPDRTVVVYANTSAAVKARADWMVTSSIGLKIVEHLHAQGKKILWAPDKHLGSYIQKQTGADMLLWQGSCLVHDEFKGIELDLLRREFPNAKILVHPESPENVVAQADVVGSTSQLIEAAQKLDATEFIVATDNGILHKMRMAAPGKHFIEAPTAGNSATCKSCAHCPWMAMNALTNLAEVLETGRNEIHVDPAIGVKAVTCINRMLDFAAAQKRNVRPSSDLAKEQALFQGIGPA
- a CDS encoding RsmB/NOP family class I SAM-dependent RNA methyltransferase codes for the protein MSRNQAGTRPTRSEGHAPPRGKRKGKGSPIRKPANGNAVRDGAPRMHGGLHASHIQHIDRLLGKVMLFARPADAVVSYYFRENSKLGHRERGIIAEAIYAVLRRRVEFAQFAESGTGASSRRLALLGLAATLGRDVLTPFLHPEEAEWLDRLTTIERSSLAPRVRTNLPEWLYDELVRRHGEEFTAALGDAWLRPAPLDLRVNLGKTSRDAALAELQSAGLGAEPTPMAPAGIRMTGKPALNQLPIFVNGLVEVQDEGSQLLCNLVAPKRGEMVVDFCAGAGGKTLALGAAMRSTGRLYAFDVSEKRLANLKPRLARSGLSNVHPVLIDSERDAKIKRLAGKVDRVLVDAPCSGLGTLRRNPDLKWRQTPESVLELTAKQSAILESAARLVKGGGRVVYATCSVLEAENEAIVRDFLAAHPNFRLVPASEVLADQKIEVPALPQDSGMFALYPHLHQTDGFFAAVLERTS
- a CDS encoding mechanosensitive ion channel family protein; translation: MNGETLSGLGGELTASHSMFGKMLDDLIRDAGGPGFFWQLLVLAGCLAVAWPLGRYVVHRLEARYASSSFSLRFAAASLERAMFPLAGWVLVMVARFALEPLIPISVLRLALVPLFGITSLNVVFYILRRVMSGSGQLHGMLLLVEKVLTTLVWIGMALYVLGVLSEVVAWMQDVRFSIGGKQKISLADTLMAGVWILLTVLVAMWFGSWLEERLMRSANLDVNLKVVLTRISKALLLLVSLLLSLSLVGIDLTVLSVFGGALGVGLGLGLQKIASNYISGFIILLDRSVKLGDQITVDKYTGIVSQIRTRYTVVRNGDGETLVPNEQLVAQSVQNHSFSNTNVRVATRVQADYSADPETVIALLTECVRELPRVLKDPEPAAFLVLFADSGIEYEVAAYIADPQNGKLGVQSAMNRAIWRTLREHGISIPYPQRELRVMHETPMPGPGAPKASTLPEAANAT
- the nadB gene encoding L-aspartate oxidase; the protein is MNFDVAIVGSGLAGLTVALQLADTHRVVILSKRAMTQGASDWAQGGIAAVLDSGDSHDEHTQDTLVAGAGLCDEEATRFIVEHGREAIQWLIDRGVPFTRDEQAELGFHLTREGGHSRRRIIHAADATGHAVVSTLLQQATQHPNITILEDHFAIDLITSRKLGLPGNRCYGLYVLDDNTGAVHTLTATHTVLAAGGAGKVYLYTTNPDTATGDGIAMAWRAGCRVSNMEFIQFHPTCLYHPYAKSFLISEAVRGEGGLLKLPDGTRFMPEHDERAELAPRDVVARAIDFEMKKRGLDCVYLDISHQPEAFLKEHFPTIYARCLELGIDITREPIPVVPAAHYTCGGVVTDTAGRTDIGNLYAVGESACTGLHGANRLASNSLLECMVIGRAAAEDIASKDKAGAPNITLPAWDESRVSDADEEVVVSHNWDELRRMMWNYVGIVRTSKRLERAQHRIGLLREEIAEYYANFRVTRDLLELRNLVEVASLIVDSAYSRHESRGLHFSRDYPDSLPKALPTVMQPPAVRKR
- a CDS encoding DesA family fatty acid desaturase — its product is MFDTILDWAANGLANWAWWEIVIYTLVMTHITIAGVTIFLHRCMAHRSLDLHPIAQHFFRFWLWLTTGMVTREWTAIHRKHHAKCETEDDPHSPQTRGIRKVLLEGAELYRAEAKNKETIAKFSHGCPNDWIERNLYSRFTWQGVGLMLIIDLALFGVIGMSVWAVQMLWIPIHAAGIINGLGHWWGYRNYDCEDASTNVSPWGLIIGGEELHNNHHTYPTSAKFSIKWYEFDVGWGYIRAMQAVGLAKVKKTPPKARLVEARPVDHNTLEAIIANRYDVMARYAKAVKGAFRQELDKLKEGGVAEYRSFKPASKWFHREETKLAAQQREQLASIVEQNKALQTFVEMRRELAAIWGRSNLTREQLLQQLQAWCHRAEASGIQALHDFSLRLRRYA
- the purN gene encoding phosphoribosylglycinamide formyltransferase, whose amino-acid sequence is MKKIVILISGRGSNMEAIVRACAGGGWPARVAAVLSNRPDAAGLQFAQQQGIATGVVDHRQFPDRASFDAAMAEAIDAHAPDLVVLAGFMRILTPGFVDRYAGRLLNIHPSLLPCFPGLNTHKQALDAGVKLHGATVHFVTPELDHGPIVIQAALDVLPTDTPESLAERLLDCEHQIYPRAVRWFVEDRLQLQDGVVNVINPAEPQLLMAISAHTRAAGVEA